From the Kribbella sp. CA-293567 genome, the window GGCTGATGATGCCCAGCTTCGTCACCCCGGGTCAAGGGTTCGTCACCGAACCCTACGGCTGGGATGCCACGGTTGAGCGGAGCCTGCGCGGGTGGCGACCGGTTCTGGCCACGGCGGTAGGTTGGCGGACATGGACGGATTCGACGACAGGGTGCTCGTGACGGGTGCCTCCGGCTTCATCGGGCGGGCCGTGGTGGCCGCGTTGCGGGAGCGGGACCTGCCGGTGACGGCGGTGGACCGGGAGCCGCCGGACGAGTCGTGGGACGAGGGCGTGACCGCGATCACCGGTGAGCTGTCCGAGCAGGAGGTCTGCATCGCGGCGTTCGAGACCCGGCCGCGGGCGGTGGTGCATCTGGCGGCTTTGACCTCGGTACTGCGCTCCGTCGGCTCCCCGATGCGGACCTTCGCCGAGAACGTGACCATCACCCAGGTGCTGCTCGAGCTGTCCCGGGGCAGTGGCGTGGACAGCTTCGTGCTGGCCTCCACCAACGCCGTGGTCGGCGACGTCGGCACCGAGACGATCACTGCCGAGCGCGCGTTGCACCCACTCACGCCGTACGGCGCGACGAAGGCTGCGGCGGAGATGCTGCTCTCGGCGTACTCCGGCAGCTATGACCTGGCGACGGCGGCGCTGCGCTTCACCAACGTCTACGGGCCCGGCATGGGCCACAAGGACAGCTTCGTACCGCGGATGATGCGGGCGGCGCTGACCGGCGGCGGTGTGGAGGTCTACGGCGACGGCAAGCAGCGCCGCGACCTCGTGTACGTCGACGACGTGGTCGCTGCCGTCCTGCTGGCGCTCGACAACCGTTTCGACGGCCGGGCCATCATCGGCTCCGGCAACTCGGTCTCCGTGCTCGACCTGCTCGACACTGTGCGCGCGGTGACCGGCGCCGCCGTGCCGGCAGAGCACGTGGAGGCGCCGGACGGGGAGATGCCCGCTGTGGTGGTCGACGTGTCTGCCAGCGCGGAGAAGCTCGGCTACCGGCCGACGGTTTCGCTGGAAGACGGCTTGGCGCGAACGTGGCAGTACTTCCAGTCCCAGTGAGGCGGGGCCTCCGGGCCCACTGGCTGCTCGTCACCTTCCTGGTGG encodes:
- a CDS encoding NAD-dependent epimerase/dehydratase family protein, with product MDGFDDRVLVTGASGFIGRAVVAALRERDLPVTAVDREPPDESWDEGVTAITGELSEQEVCIAAFETRPRAVVHLAALTSVLRSVGSPMRTFAENVTITQVLLELSRGSGVDSFVLASTNAVVGDVGTETITAERALHPLTPYGATKAAAEMLLSAYSGSYDLATAALRFTNVYGPGMGHKDSFVPRMMRAALTGGGVEVYGDGKQRRDLVYVDDVVAAVLLALDNRFDGRAIIGSGNSVSVLDLLDTVRAVTGAAVPAEHVEAPDGEMPAVVVDVSASAEKLGYRPTVSLEDGLARTWQYFQSQ